Proteins encoded within one genomic window of Vicia villosa cultivar HV-30 ecotype Madison, WI unplaced genomic scaffold, Vvil1.0 ctg.001280F_1_1, whole genome shotgun sequence:
- the LOC131634290 gene encoding uncharacterized protein LOC131634290, with protein sequence MGLGSNCMAPSPSISSLISHSQPHRYGYRYSYRFPIHLPTRTQFNHTPRVHQISTTPSPPPPPEKKSFAVATGELFLGIASRLIKSSGPASDSDPVAMFENSNSNSNSNSRVLMNDEKERIGAVMEDEIQPDVIWEQRVKDVEAERNRRLVTTPGFSFSAAGLLFPYHLGVAHFLIQNGYIKETTPLAGSSAGAIVCAVIASGASMEEALIATKVLAEDCRSRGTAFRLGAVLRDILQEFLPDDIHIRSNGRIRVAVTQLLWRPRGLLVDQFDSKEDLINAVFTSSFIPGYLAPKPATMFRNRLCIDGGLTLFMPPTSAAQTVRVCAFPAGLIGLEGIGISPDCNPENASTPRQLFSWALEPAEDVMLDRLFELGYLDAAVWAKENPVEKIVQDDTPTPAFGNSIAEQRVTG encoded by the exons ATGGGATTGGGTTCCAATTGCATGGCTCCTTCTCCGTCCATCTCTTCGCTTATCTCACACTCCCAACCTCACCGTTACGGTTACCGTTACAGTTACCGTTTCCCCATTCATCTCCCCACGCGCACGCAATTCAATCACACACCACGCGTCCATCAAATCTCCACAActccttctcctcctcctccgccggagaagaaatccttcgccGTCGCCACCGGGGAACTCTTCCTAGGCATTGCTTCGCGTCTTATCAAAAGCAGCGGTCCTGCTTCCGATTCGGATCCCGTTGCAATGTTTGAGAATTCGAATTCAAATTCGAACTCGAATTCAAGAGTACTGATGAACGATGAGAAGGAGAGAATTGGAGCTGTTATGGAAGATGAGATTCAACCTGATGTGATTTGGGAGCAGAGAGTGAAAGACGTTGAAGCCGAACGTAATAGGCGTCTTGTAACTACTCCTGGCTTTAGTTTCTCCGCCGCTGGTCTTCTCTTTCCTTATCATCTCGGTGTTGCTCATTTTCTTATTCAGAATGGTTACATTAAG GAAACCACACCGTTAGCTGGTTCTTCTGCTGGAGCCATTGTCTGTGCTGTGATTGCTTCTGGAGCTAGTATGGAAGAAGCCTTGATTGCTACTAAAGTATTGGCTGAAGATTGTCGAAGTCGGGGGACTGCATTTCGGCTCGGG GCTGTTCTGCGTGATATTCTTCAGGAGTTTTTGCCAGATGATATTCATATAAGATCTAATGGAAGAATTCGAG TTGCTGTGACGCAGCTTCTTTGGAGACCCAGGGGTTTATTGGTGGATCAGTTTGATTCAAAGGAAGATCTCATCAATGCAGTTTTTACTTCTTCCTTTATTCCAGG ATATCTTGCACCAAAGCCAGCAACTATGTTTCGAAATAGATTATGCATAGATGGGGGTTTGACGTTGTTTATGCCACCGACATCTGCAGCACAAACG GTTCGTGTTTGTGCTTTTCCAGCAGGTCTAATTGGATTGGAAGGGATAGGGATTAGTCCAGACTGTAATCCCGAGAACGCGTCTACCCCTCGTCAG CTTTTCAGTTGGGCACTTGAGCCAGCAGAAGACGTAATGCTTGACCGACTCTTTGAGCTTGGATATCTCGATGCTGCTGTATGGGCAAAGGAAAACCCAGTTGAAAAAATAGTTCAAGATGATACTCCTACTCCTGCATTTGGAAATAGCATTGCAGAACAGCGCGTTACGGGTTAA
- the LOC131634303 gene encoding probable plastid-lipid-associated protein 4, chloroplastic isoform X2, with protein sequence MTHLSLVLLSTPTSTLPLKYRTNSHPLQQNLLFTPPQPQFNTTHFKSPPSISNSKKWRNKVSFFQDFLTGGNKERDIQSLKDELYETIAPLERGAEATSEDQQRVDKIASKLEAVNSVKEPLNSDLLNGKWELLYTTSQSILQTKRPKFLRPNGKIYQAINADTLRAQNIETWPFFNQIPIKSPGSGRGELEITYLDQDLRISRGNRGNLFILKMVDPSYRVPV encoded by the exons ATGACTCATCTCTCATTAGTTCTTCTCTCCACTCCCACTTCAACTCTACCACTCAAATATAGAACTAATTCCCATCCTTTACAACAAAATCTTCTTTTTACACCTCCACAACCACAATTCAACACCACCCACTTCAAATCACCACCATCCATATCTAATTCTAAAAAATGGAGAAACAAAGTTTCATTCTTCCAAGATTTTCTCACTGGAGGAAACAAAGAAAGGGATATTCAAAGCCTCAAAGATGAACTCTATGAAACAATTGCACCACTTGAACGTGGCGCTGAGGCTACTTCTGAAGACCAACAACGTGTGGACAAG ATTGCTAGTAAACTTGAAGCTGTGAATTCTGTTAAGGAGCCTCTTAACTCTGACTTGCTCAATGGAAAATGGGAGCTTTTGTATACAACATCTCAGTCTATTTTGCAAACAAAG AGACCGAAATTCTTGCGACCAAATGGAAAGATCTATCAGGCAATCAATGCAGATACATTAAGAGCTCAAAATATAGAAACTTGGCCGTTCTTCAACCAG ATACCTATAAAATCACCTGGGAGTGGTCGCGGCGAATTGGAAATTACTTATTTGGATCAAGATTTAAG AATATCAAGAGGTAATAGAGGCAACCTGTTTATATTGAAAATGGTAGATCCATCTTATAGAGTCCCTGTTTGA
- the LOC131634303 gene encoding probable plastid-lipid-associated protein 4, chloroplastic isoform X1, with protein MTHLSLVLLSTPTSTLPLKYRTNSHPLQQNLLFTPPQPQFNTTHFKSPPSISNSKKWRNKVSFFQDFLTGGNKERDIQSLKDELYETIAPLERGAEATSEDQQRVDKIASKLEAVNSVKEPLNSDLLNGKWELLYTTSQSILQTKRPKFLRPNGKIYQAINADTLRAQNIETWPFFNQATANLVPLNSRKVAVKFDFFKIANLIPIKSPGSGRGELEITYLDQDLRISRGNRGNLFILKMVDPSYRVPV; from the exons ATGACTCATCTCTCATTAGTTCTTCTCTCCACTCCCACTTCAACTCTACCACTCAAATATAGAACTAATTCCCATCCTTTACAACAAAATCTTCTTTTTACACCTCCACAACCACAATTCAACACCACCCACTTCAAATCACCACCATCCATATCTAATTCTAAAAAATGGAGAAACAAAGTTTCATTCTTCCAAGATTTTCTCACTGGAGGAAACAAAGAAAGGGATATTCAAAGCCTCAAAGATGAACTCTATGAAACAATTGCACCACTTGAACGTGGCGCTGAGGCTACTTCTGAAGACCAACAACGTGTGGACAAG ATTGCTAGTAAACTTGAAGCTGTGAATTCTGTTAAGGAGCCTCTTAACTCTGACTTGCTCAATGGAAAATGGGAGCTTTTGTATACAACATCTCAGTCTATTTTGCAAACAAAG AGACCGAAATTCTTGCGACCAAATGGAAAGATCTATCAGGCAATCAATGCAGATACATTAAGAGCTCAAAATATAGAAACTTGGCCGTTCTTCAACCAG GCTACTGCCAATTTAGTGCCACTTAACTCAAGAAAAGTGGCTGTCAAGTTTGACTTCTTCAAGATTGCTAATTTG ATACCTATAAAATCACCTGGGAGTGGTCGCGGCGAATTGGAAATTACTTATTTGGATCAAGATTTAAG AATATCAAGAGGTAATAGAGGCAACCTGTTTATATTGAAAATGGTAGATCCATCTTATAGAGTCCCTGTTTGA